The proteins below are encoded in one region of Apostichopus japonicus isolate 1M-3 chromosome 22, ASM3797524v1, whole genome shotgun sequence:
- the LOC139964155 gene encoding uncharacterized protein: protein MARTYPFQEPATMKLLVFTLFCFMACALGCRFVPRDCPEQCECSPCLPEIRCNGENVTDFNFIQSLSWVFIFAAVNTSIPELQQGTIALPNMPYLRHLELSSNGIHILTEQVSTTNYTRLSVMILSDNRLSVVPSPMMRLAPNLAYIDLSGNMITVIHSDVFTFNNDLNVILLADNGLQTIEEKAFAGVTELRTLNLSYNSIMGTNLGNWEEFHASIETVSLSGNGLRQMPTLNPNYKFSCKYLSLEHNHFEALDKFALAAFENLTLLNVENNFLSTVDGDLFGEGTHDLVMLYLSRNHLTSVPVSLLARLPKLLNLSLSFNRIATLPSKAFLQNNRLRWIQLDHNMITIVHAMSLNGLDNILHFNIQHNLLTGLPETFLKGRYEFDLILKDNMWSCDCIMKSLQEWFLTNAIENDVQCQIPAEYQGQNVTDVNFEEICEKEEESTATKEIPTNPVLRINIPYSLIGGGVVVLLILIVAAVSFRRKLRTQTDRDTPLCKKELDAENSSNKQFSN from the coding sequence ATGGCTCGTACATATCCGTTCCAAGAACCAGCGACGATGAAATTATTAGTCTTCACTCTCTTCTGCTTCATGGCTTGTGCACTCGGTTGTCGGTTTGTCCCACGAGATTGCCCAGAACAGTGCGAATGTTCACCTTGTTTGCCAGAGATCCGTTGCAACGGTGAAAATGTGACTGACTTCAACTTCATTCAATCTTTGAGCTGGGTATTTATATTCGCTGCAGTGAACACCTCCATACCTGAATtacagcaaggaaccatagcgTTGCCTAACATGCCTTACTTAAGGCATTTGGAATTGTCCTCTAATGGCATTCACATTTTGACGGAACAGGTATCCACTACGAATTACACACGTCTCTCTGTAATGATCCTTAGTGATAACAGATTATCCGTTGTCCCATCTCCAATGATGAGATTAGCACCTAATCTTGCATACATTGACTTAAGCGGCAACATGATCACAGTTATCCATTCGGACGTCTTTACGTTTAACAATGATTTGAATGTCATTCTGCTGGCTGATAATGGTCTTCAAACTATAGAAGAGAAGGCCTTCGCAGGAGTAACCGAATTGCGTACATTGAACCTATCCTACAACAGCATTATGGGCACAAATTTGGGAAATTGGGAGGAATTTCATGCAAGTATTGAAACAGTTTCGCTCTCAGGAAACGGGTTGCGACAGATGCCTACGCTGAACCCGAACTATAAATTTTCttgcaaatatttaagtttGGAACATAATCATTTTGAAGCTTTAGACAAGTTTGCTTTGGCAGCGTTCGAAAACTTGACCCTATTAAATGTTGAAAACAATTTCCTATCCACAGTTGACGGTGATCTCTTCGGGGAAGGAACTCATGATCTTGTAATGCTCTACCTGTCCCGAAATCATCTAACGAGTGTCCCAGTTTCTTTGTTGGCACGACTGCCGAAACTTTTAAACCTATCTCTCTCTTTCAATCGTATTGCTACTCTGCCTAGCAAAGCGTTTCTGCAGAATAATAGGCTCAGATGGATCCAACTTGACCATAATATGATCACTATTGTTCACGCCATGTCGTTGAATGGTCTGGACAACATTCTACATTTCAATATCCAACATAACCTCCTCACTGGTCTCCCTGAGACATTCTTGAAAGGAAGGTACGAATTTGACCTCATTTTGAAGGACAACATGTGGTCATGTGATTGTATCATGAAGTCTTTACAAGAATGGTTCTTGACGAATGCGATCGAGAATGACGTACAGTGTCAAATTCCAGCGGAATATCAGGGACAAAATGTGACAGATGTGAACTTTGAAGAAATTTGCGAGAAAGAGGAAGAGTCCACAGCTACAAAGGAAATCCCCACCAACCCCGTGTTACGAATTAACATTCCATACTCCTTGATAGGAGGAGGTGTGGTTGTCTTGCTTATACTGATTGTAGCAGCCGTTAGTTTTCGTCGCAAGTTGCGGACCCAAACTGACCGGGACACGCCACTCTGTAAGAAAGAATTAGACGCTGAAAATTCCTCCAATAAACAGTTttccaattga